The Agromyces sp. G08B096 DNA window CGAGCAGGACGGCGTGCCGCTGAGGGTCGTCGCCGCCGAAATCGCCCAGCAGAGCGTCGGTGCCGGCGCGAGCGTGAGCTTCACGAGCGAGAACCTGACGGTGCGCACCGGGTCGGCGTTCACGGGCAACCTCACGGTCATCTACCGCATCGAAGACGGCACGAAGGACCCGGCCCGGCAGACGCAGGGGTACGTGAATGTGGTCGTGCGGGCGGCCCCGGACGCGCCCGGGGCGCCGACGGCGACGGCCGGCGACGGCAGCGCGGTCGTGAGATGGAACGCGCCGGCGAACAACAACTCGCCGATCACGGGTTATGTCGTCCGATGGGCCGGCGGTGAGAAGCCCTTCGGCGCCGACGCCGCCGGGAGGAACCAGACGATCGGTTCGCTCAGGAACGGGACGGAGTACTCGTTCACCGTCACGGCGATCAACGCCATCGGGGAATCCGCCGTATCCCGAGCGTCCAACCCTGTGACCCCGTGGGGTACCCCCACACCACCGCGCAGCCCGCAGGCGAGCGCGAGCGGCACCGCCCCGACGACCGTTACGGGCAGCTGGGTGGTGCCCGAAGACACGGGCGGCGGCGGCATCCGATACCAGGCGCGACTGGTCGGCCACAACAACACGTGGCGCGACGTCAGTGGTACATCGACGTCCTGGAGCAATGTCGGGGCCGGCACGTTCACCATGGAGGTCCGCGCGATCAACGGCGGCGGAAACGTGAGCGGCGTCGCGTCGAGGAACGTCAGCGTGAGCAACCCGCCGCCGCCCCAGCCGAGCGTCACCGTGCGCAAGGGGCCGGCCATGGGGCCGTACCACGGTCAGTACGGCAACTGCAACGGCACGTGTTGGTTCTTCGACGTCCAGGTCGAGAACTTCCGCGGGTCCGGACAGGTCACCGTCGTCCCGGGCTGCAACTCGACCACGCTGAGCGGTCGCTACACGATCAACCTCGACGGCAACGGCAACGGCCGGTACGTCGGCGGGTGGAGCGGTGGCAACCCGCAGAGCTTCTGCGGCGACTCGGGCTGGGCCGAGGTGAACGGCATCAGAGACTACTGGTGATCCCTCGGCAACCCCCACGACGCAACCGATCGACAGAGACGTAAGGAACACCAATGCCAGTGACCCAAGAACAGGCCGCCTGGTTCCAGGACGCCTTCGGCCGGCTGGTCGACAACATCGACCAGGCGATCCTCGGCAAGCGCGAGGTCATCGCGCTCGTGCTGACCGCCATGCTCTCCGACGGTCACGTGCTACTCGAGGACTTCCCGGGCACCGGCAAGACGGTGCTCGCGAAGGCCCTGGCGAACACGATCGACGGCACGCACTCGCGCATCCAGTTCACCCCCGACCTGCTGCCCTCCGATGTCACGGGCGTCACGATCTACGACCAGGGCAAGGGCCGGTTCGAGTTCCATCGCGGTCCGATCTTCGCCTCGATCGTGCTCGCGGACGAGATCAACCGGGCGAGCCCGAAGACCCAGTCGGCGCTCCTCGAGGTGATGGAGGAGGGCCGGGTCACCGTCGACGGCGTCGGCTACGACGTCGAACCGCCGTTCATGGTCATCGCGACGCAGAACCCCGTCGAGCAGGCGGGCACCTACTCGCTCCCCGAGGCGCAGCTCGACCGGTTCCTCATCAAGACCTCGCTCGGCTACCCCGACCACGAGACCGCGGTGACGCTCCTCGTCGACTCGGCGAACCGCGCCCGCGCGTCGGCGGTGTCGCCCATCATCCAGTCGGCGTCGATCACGATGATGGCGAAGCTCGCCTCCGAGGTGTACGTCGACCAGGCGGTGCTGTCGTACCTCAACGAGCTCGTGACCGCGACCCGCGAGCACCCCGATTCGGCCCTCGGCGTCAGCATGCGCGGTGCGCTCGCGCTCGCCCGTGCGACCAAGACGTGGGCGATCTCGCAGGGCCGGACGTACGCGACGCCCGACGACGTGCGTGAGCTGGCGATCCCGGTGCTCGCGCACCGCATCATCGTCGACCCCGAGGCGGAGTTCTCGGGCGTGACGGCGAAGGACATCGTCGAGCGCGCGATCGCCGACGTCGCCCCGCCCGCCTACCGGGCGGCATGACGGCCGCAGACGGCGGCTCGCCCACGCGCGTCTCGCAGGCGCGGCTCGCCTTCCAGACCGTCGCTCGGTCGGTGCGTCGCACCGCGGGCTCGCTCGGCGAGCGCATCGGCACCGCGTCGGCCGCAGTCGCACACGCCGTCGCGCCGGTCACGAGCGTCGTCTCGACGACGGGATGGCTCGTGCTCGCGGCCGCGCTGGTGTCGGGCGTGCTCGCGATCACCCTCGGCTGGGTGGAGTTCGCCTTCCTCGGCGCGACCCTGCTCGGTGCGGTGATCGTCGCCGTCCCGTTCGTCTTCGGCCGTATGCGGTACGTCGTGGACGTCGAGCTCCAGCCACGACGCGTCGTCGCGGGGGAGCGGGCCCTCGGCCGCCTCGCCGTGGTGAACGACGGCACCACGCCGTCGGTCGCCTCGCGCATGGAGCTGCCGGTGGGCCAGGGACTCGCGGAGTTCCGCATTCCGACGCTCGCGCCCTCGGCCGAGCACGAGGAGCTCTTCGCCGTGCCGACCCAGCGTCGCGCGGTGATCGTCGCCGGACCGGCGATCTCGGTGCGCGGCGACGAGCTGGGGCTGCTTCGCCGCACGGTGCGCTGGAACGAGCCGGTCGAGCTGTTCGTGCACCCGCGGACGGCTCGGCTGAAGCCGTCGGCGGCGGGTCTGGTGCGCGACCTCGAGGGCGAGGTCACGAAGACCATCACCGATCACGACATCTCATTCCATGCCCTGCGCGCCTACGAGCCGGGCGATCCGCTCCGCAACGTCCATTGGCGCAGCTCCGCTCGCACGGGCCGCCTGATGGTGCGCCAGTACGAGGAGACCCGTCGTTCCGACCTCGTGTTGCTGCAGGCCACCGGTGCCGACCAGTACGCGAGCGATGACGAGTTCGAGCTCGGCGTATCGATCTTCGCGTCGCTCGGGGTGCAGGTCGTCCGTGACGGTACCCGCATCACCGCGCAGACGGAGACGCGACGCCTGCGCACGGCGACGCCGGTCAACCTGCTCGACGATGCGAGCCGCATCGAGACGGCGCCCGCCGGCACGGTGCTCCGGATCTTCGGCCGCGACGCCGCCCGGCGCTCCCCGTCGGCCAGCGTGGTGATCGTCGTGGTCGGCTCGCTCCTGCCGCTCGCGGAGGTGCGTGCGCTCGAGACGGCGCTGCCGTCCGACGTGTCGCTCATCGCGTTCCGCGCCCAGGCGGGCGCCGACGCGCGCATCGGCCGCGTCGGCTCCACGCCGGTCGCCACCGTCGGCGAGCTCGGGGAGCTGCCCGCCGTCGTCCGGAAGGTCAGGCCATGACGCGCATCCCCGCCACCGCCGTCGGCGACCTCGTCGTGCTCTCGGTGTTGAGCCTGCTCGCCGTGGCCGGCTACCAGACGAGCTTCGGCGACGCCGACTTCCTGCTCGCCGCGATCGGCGGCCTCATCGTCGGCACCGCGGCCGCCGTCGCCGGCACCGTGTTCAAGCTCGACCTGCTCACCACCGTGCTCGTCGCCCTCGCGGCGTACTTCCTCTTCGGCACGCCGTTCGCGATGCCCGACCAGGGGATCGCCGTCGTCCTGCCGACGCTCGGTTCGCTCGCGGGGCTCGCGCTCGGCGCGGTGTACGGCTGGGCCGACATCGTCACGATCGGCACGCCAGTCGAAGCCCCGTATTACGTCGCCGCCGTGCCGTACGTCGCCACCTGGCTGGTCTCCCTGGTCGGCGGTCTCCTGGTCCTGCGCTGGCTTCCCCGTCGGCGCACCGTCCTCCGTGCCGCGGTGCTGCTGATCGGACCCGTGCTGCTCTACCTTTCGGGCATCCTGCTCGGCACCGATGAGGCGTTCCTCGCCGCCGTCCGCGGCGTGGCCTTCGCCGCGATCGCCCTCGTCTGGCTGGCCTGGCGCCGCGGGGCGACCATCGACGCCGAACCCGACGCCGAGCGCCGGCTGGTGCGGCGCCGGCTCGGCGGCTCGGCGATCGTCCTCGCCGGCGCCGTGGCGATCGGCGTGGTCGCGGGGATCGCGGCCTCGCCCGCGGCATCCGATCGGTTCGTGCTGCGCGAGGAGATCGTGCCGCCCTTCGACGCGCGCGAGTTCTCGAGCCCGCTCGCGGGATTCCGCTCCTACACGAAGGACCTCGCCGAGGAGCCGCTGTTCACCGTCTCCGGCCTCGAGCCGGGCGATGTGATCCGGCTCGCCGCCATGGACGCGTACACGGGCCGGCTCTGGAACGTCGCCGGGCCCGATGCTGCGTTCGCCGACGGCGGGTACGCCATCGTCGGCGAGACCCTGCCGGAGCCCTCGCTCGCCGACCTCGGCAGCGCCAGGCACGTGGGCGTGGCGGTCGAGGGAGCCTATGACGACGTGTGGCTGCCGACCGTCGGGTACGGTACGAGCCTGCGTCTCTCCGACGAGGGCAGCGCCGGCCGGTCGGGCGACCTCCGCTACAACGCCGACGCCGGCACTGCGGTGCTCACGAGCGGAGTGCACGAGGGCGTGCGGTACGAGCTCGACGCCCGCATGCAGCGCGAGCCCGACACCGAGGACCTGGTCAACGTGCCGGTCGCGACGCTCGAGCTGCCGGCCGTCGAGGACCTGCCCGACGTCGTCGCCGCCAAGGCCGAGGAGTATGCGGGCGACGCGCCGAGCGCGATCGAGCAGATCCGCGCGATCGAGACGGCGCTGAAGACGAACGGATTCCTGAGCCACGGCCTCGCCTCCGACGCCGTCGCCTCGCGCGCCGGGCACGGCGCCGACCGGCTGATCGAGCTGTTCACCAGGTCGGAGATGGTCGGCGACGAGGAGCAGTACGCCGCCGCCATGGCGCTGATGGTGCGCCACCTCGGCTACCCCGCCCGGGTCGTGATGGGCTACGCGCCCGAGGTCTCGGAGAACGACGACGAGGTGCAGGTCGTCGGGTCCGATGTCACCGCGTGGGTCGAGGTGCCGTTCGAGGGTGCGGGCTGGATCTCGTTCCGGCCGACGCCCGACCAGATCGACGTGCCGCAGGAACAGACGCCGAAGCCGAAGAGCGAGCCGCAGCCGCAGGTGCGGCAGCCGCCGCGCGCGGAGGAGACCGAGGACGAGCTGCTCACGACCGTCGAGATCGATGACACCGACGACGACGACCGCGACCGCCCGTTCCAGGTTCCGGCGTGGGTGTGGGTCGTGGCGGCCTCTGTCGGCATCCCGCTCGCGCTCGTGTTCGGTCCGATGCTGGCGGTCGCGTTGCTGAAGCGTCGGCGCAGGCGGAAGCGCCTGGAGGACCGGCCGGATCGGAGCGCCGCGGGCGCGTGGGACGAGCTCGTCGACCGGTACGTGGAGCTCGGGCTGGAGCCCCCGGCCCGGGCGACACGTCTGCAGACCGCCGCGGTGCTCGAGCGCCAGGCGACCGAGCAGGGGCTCGCGGCCGACGCGCCGTCGCTCGCGCGGCTCGCGTACGACGTGGATCGCGACGTCTTCCGCGGCGGCGAGGTGGGCGCCGACGAGGTCGAGCGGCGGTGGACCGAGGCGGATGCCGCGGTCGCGGCCGTGACCGCCGCGGCCGGCGCCGTGCGACGGTTCGTCAGCCGGTACCGGCTGGCCCGTCACCGTCGAGCCGCCGGCAGGGACAGCAGGCGGCGCCTTCGCTAGCATGGCCGGGTGGACGCCTCCGATTTCATCATCCCCCCGCCGGGGCTGATCCCGGACGCGCCGGCGGCTCCGCCGCCGACGACCGAGCGTGCCGCGCCGCGTCGGGTCGAGCGGTCGCTGCCGTCGTTCACGCCGGTGGCACCGCCCGCAGCGGCGCCGCCCACGGCCCCGACCCCGGCGGCGGACGAAGACGCCCAGGCGCCTACGGCGGGGCATCCACCGGCTCCCCACCTGACGCAGACGCCCGCCGAAAGCGGCGCGCGGCTCGCCTGGCGCCTCACCGCACCGGGCCTCGACCTCGTCGTCGACCGGCGCGTCGTGCTCGGCCGGGCACCCGCGATCGAACGCGCCGGGCAGGTCGGACGGACGATCGCGATCGACGACCCCGCACGCACCGTCTCGAAGACGCACGCGGTGATCGAGCCTTCCGGCGGCGGCCTCGAGGTCACCGACCTGCACTCGACGAACGGCGTCCGCATCGAGTGGCCCGACGGCTCCTGGCTCGACGTCGAGAACGGGGCGACGGCGCGCATCGACGGTCCGGCCGACCTCCTGCTGGGCGAGTACCGCATCGCCGTGGCCGGAACGACCGCCTCGACGGTGTAACCTGGTGGCGTGCGCGCGCCGCGACTTCTCCTTCGGTGCCGCGGCGGGGCCTCGTCCTAGGCCTTCCCCGCCGCGGAGTCCGTCGACGGCTGAACCAGACCAGACCCCGAGGAAGACACCCGCATGAACGCCGCTGACCACCCGCGTCCCCGCACCCTGGCCGAGAAGGTCTGGGATGCCCATCTCGTCAAGCAGGGCGAGGACGGCACGCCCGACCTCATCTACATCGACCTGCACCTCGTGCACGAGGTCACGAGCCCGCAGGCGTTCGACGGCCTGCGCATGGCGGGCCGCCCCGTCCGGCGTCCCGACCTCACCATCGCGACCGAAGACCACAACACCCCGACGCTCGACATCGACAAGCCGATCGCCGACCTGACGAGCCGCACGCAGATCGAGACGCTGCGCCGCAACGCCGCCGAGTTCGGCATCCGGCTGCATTCGCTGGGCGACGCCGAGCAGGGCATCGTGCACGTCGTCGGCCCGCAGCTCGGGCTCACGATGCCGGGCATCACCGTCGTCTGCGGAGACTCCCACACCTCGACCCATGGCGCGTTCGGCGCGATGGCGTTCGGCATCGGCACGAGCGAGGTCGAGCACGTGCTCGCCACGCAGACGCTGCCGCTGAAGCCGTTCAAGACCATGGCGATCAACGTCGAGGGCACGCTCCGCCCCGGCGTCACGGCGAAGGACATCATCCTCGCCGTCATCGCGAAGATTGGCACCGGCGGCGGTCAGGGCTACGTGCTCGAGTACCGCGGCAGCGCCATCCGCGCGCTCTCGATGGAGGGCCGCATGACGATCTGCAACATGTCGATCGAGGCGGGTGCGCGCGCCGGCATGGTGGCCCCGGATGCCACGACCTACGCCTACCTGAAGGGTCGCCCGCACGCCCCGTCGGGCACCGACTGGGACGACGCGGTCGCCTACTGGGACACGCTCGCCACCGACGAGGGCGCGACCTTCGACGCCGAGGTCTTCATCGACGCCGACGAGCTCGAGCCGTTCGTGACGTGGGGCACCAACCCCGGCCAGGGCGTCTCGCTCTCCGACACCGTGCCCGACCCGGCGACGATCGACGACCAGCACGAGCGCGCCGCCGCCGAGCGCGCGCTCGAGTACATGGACCTGCGCCCGGGCACCCCGCTCAAGCAGATCCCGGTCGATGCGGTGTTCATGGGCTCCTGCACCAACAGCCGCATCGAAGACCTCCGCGCGTTCGCCTCGATCGTGAAAGGCCGGAAGAAGGCCGACGGTGTGCGGGTGATGGTGGTGCCCGGGTCGGCCCGGGTGCGCCTGGAGGCCGAGGCCGAGGGCCTCGACAAGGTGTTCGAGGAGTTCGGGGCGGAGTGGCGCTTCGCGGGCTGCTCGATGTGCCTCGGCATGAACCCCGACCAGCTCGCGCCAGGGGAGCGCTGCGCCTCGACGTCCAACCGCAACTTCGAAGGCCGCCAGGGCAAGGGCGGGCGAACGCACCTCGTGTCCCCGCTCGTCGCCGCGGCCACCGCGATCCGCGGCACCCTCTCGAGTCCGTGGGACCTCGAGCAGGAGCCGACCGCCGAACCAGTCGGCGCCGCGACGGAGGGGAACTGACCATGGAGAAGATCACGACCGTCACCGGCGTCGCTGCACCGCTGCGCCGCTCCAACGTCGACACCGACCAGATCATCCCCGCCGTCTTCCTGAAGCGCGTGACGAAGACGGGCTTCGACGACGCCCTCTTCCACGGCTGGCGGCAAGACCCCGAGTTCGTGCTCAACGACCCGGCGTACGCGGGCGCCCAGGTGCTCATCGCCGGGCCCGACTTCGGCACCGGGTCGAGCCGCGAGCACGCCGTGTGGGCGCTGCGCGACTACGGGTTCAAGGTCGTCGTGTCGTCGCGGTTCGGCGACATCTTCCGCGGCAACGCGGGCAAGCAGGGACTCGTCGCGGCGCAGGTCGCCTACGAGGACGTGGAGCGGCTCTGGGAGGTCGTCGAGGCCGAGCCGGGAATAGCGGTGACGGTGGATCTGGTTGAGCGTACGGTGAGCGCTGGGTCGCTCACGGTGGCTTTCGAGATCGACGACTACACTCGGTGGCGGCTGCTCGAAGGGCTGGACGACATCGGTCTGACCCTCCGGGATGAAGACGCCATCGCCGAATTCGAGACCCATCGTGAGGCCTGGCGGCCGAAGACGCTCCCGGTTCGCCGGTAGCAGCAAGAAACCAGGGAGCCTGTGAACACACTCGTGGATGACGCCAAGCAGCACGGATCCGCGGTCGGCATGACGGCCGACCGGATCACGATCAACGGCGGCAAGCCGCTCCGGGGTCGGATCGAGCTGAAGGGCGCGAAGAACCTCGTCACGAAGGCGATGGTCGCGGCGATCCTCGGCGATACGCCGAGCGTGCTGAAGGATGTCCCGAACATCAGCGATGTGCGCATCGTGCGGGGCCTGCTCGAGGTGCACGGGGTGACCGTGACCGAGGGCGGCGACGACGAGCTCATCCTCGACCCGTCCGCGGTGGAGTCGGCGCACATGGCCGACATCGACGCGCACGCCGGCTCGAGCCGCATCCCGATCCTGTTCTGCGGTCCGCTGCTGCACCGCCTCGGCGAGGCGTTCATCCCCGACCTCGGCGGCTGCCGCATCGGCGACCGTCCGATCGACTACCACCTCGAGGTGCTGCGCAACTTCGGCGCGATCGTCGAGAAGCTGCCGAGCGGCATCCGGATGTCG harbors:
- a CDS encoding MoxR family ATPase codes for the protein MPVTQEQAAWFQDAFGRLVDNIDQAILGKREVIALVLTAMLSDGHVLLEDFPGTGKTVLAKALANTIDGTHSRIQFTPDLLPSDVTGVTIYDQGKGRFEFHRGPIFASIVLADEINRASPKTQSALLEVMEEGRVTVDGVGYDVEPPFMVIATQNPVEQAGTYSLPEAQLDRFLIKTSLGYPDHETAVTLLVDSANRARASAVSPIIQSASITMMAKLASEVYVDQAVLSYLNELVTATREHPDSALGVSMRGALALARATKTWAISQGRTYATPDDVRELAIPVLAHRIIVDPEAEFSGVTAKDIVERAIADVAPPAYRAA
- a CDS encoding DUF58 domain-containing protein, translated to MTAADGGSPTRVSQARLAFQTVARSVRRTAGSLGERIGTASAAVAHAVAPVTSVVSTTGWLVLAAALVSGVLAITLGWVEFAFLGATLLGAVIVAVPFVFGRMRYVVDVELQPRRVVAGERALGRLAVVNDGTTPSVASRMELPVGQGLAEFRIPTLAPSAEHEELFAVPTQRRAVIVAGPAISVRGDELGLLRRTVRWNEPVELFVHPRTARLKPSAAGLVRDLEGEVTKTITDHDISFHALRAYEPGDPLRNVHWRSSARTGRLMVRQYEETRRSDLVLLQATGADQYASDDEFELGVSIFASLGVQVVRDGTRITAQTETRRLRTATPVNLLDDASRIETAPAGTVLRIFGRDAARRSPSASVVIVVVGSLLPLAEVRALETALPSDVSLIAFRAQAGADARIGRVGSTPVATVGELGELPAVVRKVRP
- a CDS encoding transglutaminase-like domain-containing protein, which produces MTRIPATAVGDLVVLSVLSLLAVAGYQTSFGDADFLLAAIGGLIVGTAAAVAGTVFKLDLLTTVLVALAAYFLFGTPFAMPDQGIAVVLPTLGSLAGLALGAVYGWADIVTIGTPVEAPYYVAAVPYVATWLVSLVGGLLVLRWLPRRRTVLRAAVLLIGPVLLYLSGILLGTDEAFLAAVRGVAFAAIALVWLAWRRGATIDAEPDAERRLVRRRLGGSAIVLAGAVAIGVVAGIAASPAASDRFVLREEIVPPFDAREFSSPLAGFRSYTKDLAEEPLFTVSGLEPGDVIRLAAMDAYTGRLWNVAGPDAAFADGGYAIVGETLPEPSLADLGSARHVGVAVEGAYDDVWLPTVGYGTSLRLSDEGSAGRSGDLRYNADAGTAVLTSGVHEGVRYELDARMQREPDTEDLVNVPVATLELPAVEDLPDVVAAKAEEYAGDAPSAIEQIRAIETALKTNGFLSHGLASDAVASRAGHGADRLIELFTRSEMVGDEEQYAAAMALMVRHLGYPARVVMGYAPEVSENDDEVQVVGSDVTAWVEVPFEGAGWISFRPTPDQIDVPQEQTPKPKSEPQPQVRQPPRAEETEDELLTTVEIDDTDDDDRDRPFQVPAWVWVVAASVGIPLALVFGPMLAVALLKRRRRRKRLEDRPDRSAAGAWDELVDRYVELGLEPPARATRLQTAAVLERQATEQGLAADAPSLARLAYDVDRDVFRGGEVGADEVERRWTEADAAVAAVTAAAGAVRRFVSRYRLARHRRAAGRDSRRRLR
- a CDS encoding FHA domain-containing protein, producing the protein MDASDFIIPPPGLIPDAPAAPPPTTERAAPRRVERSLPSFTPVAPPAAAPPTAPTPAADEDAQAPTAGHPPAPHLTQTPAESGARLAWRLTAPGLDLVVDRRVVLGRAPAIERAGQVGRTIAIDDPARTVSKTHAVIEPSGGGLEVTDLHSTNGVRIEWPDGSWLDVENGATARIDGPADLLLGEYRIAVAGTTASTV
- the leuC gene encoding 3-isopropylmalate dehydratase large subunit; translated protein: MNAADHPRPRTLAEKVWDAHLVKQGEDGTPDLIYIDLHLVHEVTSPQAFDGLRMAGRPVRRPDLTIATEDHNTPTLDIDKPIADLTSRTQIETLRRNAAEFGIRLHSLGDAEQGIVHVVGPQLGLTMPGITVVCGDSHTSTHGAFGAMAFGIGTSEVEHVLATQTLPLKPFKTMAINVEGTLRPGVTAKDIILAVIAKIGTGGGQGYVLEYRGSAIRALSMEGRMTICNMSIEAGARAGMVAPDATTYAYLKGRPHAPSGTDWDDAVAYWDTLATDEGATFDAEVFIDADELEPFVTWGTNPGQGVSLSDTVPDPATIDDQHERAAAERALEYMDLRPGTPLKQIPVDAVFMGSCTNSRIEDLRAFASIVKGRKKADGVRVMVVPGSARVRLEAEAEGLDKVFEEFGAEWRFAGCSMCLGMNPDQLAPGERCASTSNRNFEGRQGKGGRTHLVSPLVAAATAIRGTLSSPWDLEQEPTAEPVGAATEGN
- the leuD gene encoding 3-isopropylmalate dehydratase small subunit — its product is MEKITTVTGVAAPLRRSNVDTDQIIPAVFLKRVTKTGFDDALFHGWRQDPEFVLNDPAYAGAQVLIAGPDFGTGSSREHAVWALRDYGFKVVVSSRFGDIFRGNAGKQGLVAAQVAYEDVERLWEVVEAEPGIAVTVDLVERTVSAGSLTVAFEIDDYTRWRLLEGLDDIGLTLRDEDAIAEFETHREAWRPKTLPVRR